The following are encoded in a window of Alphaproteobacteria bacterium CG11_big_fil_rev_8_21_14_0_20_39_49 genomic DNA:
- a CDS encoding DNA mismatch repair protein MutS, with translation MAKELVAEQTPAVTPMMQQFLNVKEQYKDCILFYRMGDFYEMFLDDAVIAAKVLDITLTKRGKKEGEDIPMCGVPHHSYESYLHKLINSGYKVAVCEQMESPEEAKKRGYKSVVRREVVRIITPGTLIEDALLNARESNYLASLVDIKGKMSLAWIDMSTGEFHACPVTRESISSDLARLNAKELLIEDRLFIDAELSPILRDYKSILSPQVSSMFDPAKTENKLKEFYGVKSLASYGKFTTAEISACGSLIEYVELTQKGILPRLNPPQKFSSKNFMQIDASTRRNLELTSTMSGEKKGSLLNIIDRTITAAGSRLQLHNLTTPYTNSLPINNKLDGVQFFIENEHVRQQVRDTLKRVPDMERALSRICMGKGGPKDLAAIRDGLAESTVITEIIEFSGALDTPDIIHNQLNDFSSHDFIINKLQEALKSEVGVLARDGGYIKNGYHPTLDEFRQLRDNGRSKITELRDVYREETGISTLKISQNGVLGYFVEVTPNQSSKITDPKFNHRQTLASAIRYSTDELRKLESDIINSRDEALKLEVMIFNELVEDIKGRANEIAVAAVSIAQIDVLSALAQVAVENNYTRPHIDDSLEFNIKGGRHPVVEANINGELNGEFVANNVNLSANQRLWLLTGPNMAGKSTYLRQNAIITLMAQIGSYVPADEAHIGCVDKLFSRVGASDDLARGQSTFMVEMLETATILNQATDRSLVILDEIGRGTATHDGLSIAWAVVEQLHNRNKSRALFATHYHELTSLRASLSALVCYTMKVKEWEGDVIFMHEVISGAADRSYGIHVAKLAGIPKAVIRRAEEVLHTLQESDTGSAKVKLAEDLPLFFSNQASNENEQHTSEIEEILNDTDIDNLAPREALELLYRLKEKL, from the coding sequence ATGGCAAAAGAATTAGTAGCTGAGCAAACACCCGCCGTCACACCGATGATGCAGCAATTTCTGAATGTTAAGGAGCAATATAAAGACTGCATCTTATTTTACCGCATGGGTGATTTTTATGAAATGTTCCTAGATGATGCTGTTATAGCCGCCAAAGTCCTTGATATAACCCTTACCAAACGCGGGAAGAAAGAAGGCGAGGACATACCTATGTGCGGAGTTCCGCACCATTCTTACGAATCATATTTACATAAGCTGATTAACTCAGGTTATAAAGTTGCCGTCTGCGAACAGATGGAAAGCCCTGAAGAAGCAAAGAAACGGGGCTATAAATCCGTTGTACGGCGTGAAGTAGTTCGCATAATCACCCCCGGCACACTTATAGAAGACGCACTACTAAACGCACGCGAATCCAATTATTTAGCATCGCTAGTTGATATAAAAGGTAAGATGTCGCTGGCATGGATAGATATGTCAACCGGCGAGTTTCACGCCTGCCCCGTGACACGTGAAAGCATATCGTCCGACCTTGCAAGGCTAAACGCCAAAGAGTTGCTTATTGAGGATAGATTATTTATAGATGCCGAGCTTTCACCGATATTGAGGGATTATAAATCTATTTTATCACCTCAGGTTTCCAGCATGTTCGACCCTGCAAAAACCGAAAACAAATTGAAAGAATTTTACGGCGTGAAGTCCCTAGCCTCTTACGGCAAGTTCACAACAGCTGAAATTTCCGCATGCGGTTCATTAATTGAGTATGTAGAGCTTACACAAAAAGGGATATTACCCAGACTTAACCCTCCGCAAAAATTCTCCTCAAAGAATTTTATGCAGATAGATGCGTCAACAAGACGCAACCTTGAACTTACCTCAACAATGTCAGGCGAGAAAAAAGGCAGTCTGTTAAATATCATTGACCGTACAATAACGGCAGCAGGCTCAAGGCTTCAATTGCATAACCTTACAACCCCTTATACTAATTCCCTTCCGATTAATAATAAGCTGGACGGTGTGCAATTCTTTATTGAAAATGAGCATGTAAGGCAGCAGGTGCGGGATACTTTAAAAAGAGTTCCCGATATGGAGCGTGCCTTAAGCAGGATATGCATGGGTAAAGGAGGACCTAAAGATTTAGCCGCTATACGTGACGGGCTTGCCGAATCGACTGTAATAACCGAAATAATAGAATTTTCAGGTGCGTTAGATACACCGGATATTATCCACAACCAGCTAAATGACTTTAGCTCACATGATTTTATTATCAATAAGTTACAAGAAGCTCTTAAGAGTGAGGTTGGAGTTTTGGCTCGTGACGGGGGTTATATAAAAAACGGCTATCACCCTACTTTAGATGAATTCAGGCAGTTACGTGACAACGGACGCAGCAAGATTACGGAACTACGTGATGTATATCGTGAAGAAACAGGGATAAGCACTTTAAAAATATCTCAAAACGGGGTTTTGGGATACTTCGTGGAAGTCACTCCCAACCAAAGTTCAAAAATAACCGACCCTAAATTCAACCACCGCCAAACGCTGGCAAGTGCCATACGCTACAGCACTGATGAACTGCGTAAATTAGAAAGCGATATCATAAATTCTCGTGATGAGGCATTAAAGCTGGAAGTGATGATATTCAATGAGTTAGTTGAGGATATAAAGGGGCGTGCAAATGAAATAGCGGTTGCGGCGGTAAGCATTGCACAAATAGATGTTTTGTCGGCACTGGCACAGGTTGCGGTAGAAAATAATTACACACGCCCACATATTGATGACTCCTTAGAATTCAATATAAAAGGCGGTCGTCACCCTGTTGTTGAGGCTAATATCAATGGCGAGTTGAATGGAGAATTTGTTGCAAATAATGTAAATCTGTCAGCAAACCAACGGCTTTGGCTTTTAACGGGTCCTAATATGGCAGGTAAAAGTACCTATCTAAGGCAAAACGCCATTATCACACTAATGGCACAGATAGGCTCATATGTTCCGGCAGATGAAGCACATATCGGTTGTGTTGATAAATTATTCAGCCGTGTGGGTGCGTCAGATGATTTGGCAAGAGGGCAATCAACTTTTATGGTTGAGATGCTAGAGACCGCTACCATATTGAATCAGGCAACAGACCGCTCACTTGTAATATTGGACGAAATAGGCAGGGGAACCGCAACGCATGACGGCTTATCCATCGCATGGGCGGTTGTTGAGCAACTGCATAACCGCAATAAATCCCGTGCTTTATTTGCCACTCACTACCACGAACTGACCTCATTGAGAGCAAGCCTGTCTGCCCTTGTCTGCTACACTATGAAAGTAAAGGAATGGGAAGGAGATGTTATATTCATGCATGAAGTGATATCGGGTGCTGCCGACCGCTCATATGGAATACATGTAGCCAAGCTTGCAGGCATACCCAAAGCGGTTATCCGGAGAGCCGAGGAAGTATTACACACCTTGCAGGAATCCGATACAGGCAGTGCAAAAGTTAAATTAGCCGAAGACCTGCCGCTGTTTTTCTCGAATCAGGCAAGTAATGAAAATGAGCAACACACGTCAGAAATTGAAGAAATATTGAACGACACTGATATTGACAACCTAGCCCCACGAGAGGCTCTGGAGCTTTTATATAGATTGAAGGAAAAGTTGTAA